One Capsicum annuum cultivar UCD-10X-F1 chromosome 2, UCD10Xv1.1, whole genome shotgun sequence genomic window carries:
- the LOC124896208 gene encoding uncharacterized protein LOC124896208, with protein sequence MAPFEALYDKRCRLPIGWFEVGEAATIGPDAVFKAMEKVKLIRERLKTPQSRQKTYADVTRRDLEFEVAYEVELPSELSFVHPIFHVSMLKKHIGDSTVVDPLESVNIQDSLSFDEIPVEILDFQIRRLRNKEVPLVKV encoded by the exons atggcaccgtttgaggccttgtatgataAGAGGTGTAGAttgcccataggttggtttgaagtgggtgaggcagCCACGATTGGACCCGATGCAGTgtttaaagctatggagaaagttaagttgattagagaaaggttaaagacacCTCAAAGTCGTCAAAAGACTTATGCCGATGTTacaaggagagatcttgagtttgag GTAgcatatgaggttgagttgccctcaGAGTTGTCCTTCGTTCACccaatctttcatgtctccatgctcaagaagcatattggtgattctactGTGGTTGATCCTTTAGAGAGTGTCAACATTCAGGAtagtctttccttcgatgagattcccgtggagatcctagattttcaaatTCGTAGACtcaggaacaaagaagttccgtTGGTCAAGGTTTAA